One Bradyrhizobium zhanjiangense DNA segment encodes these proteins:
- a CDS encoding HU family DNA-binding protein — protein MPTQMSKSQLIEKIATATELSKRDVKSVMETLTDVGHKELKKNGLFLVPGFAKFVVIKKPATKARKGTNPFTGEEMMFKAKPARKIVRARPVKAAKDAVA, from the coding sequence ATGCCAACCCAAATGTCCAAATCGCAGCTGATCGAAAAGATTGCGACCGCCACCGAGCTTTCCAAGCGTGACGTCAAGAGCGTCATGGAGACGCTGACCGACGTCGGTCACAAGGAGCTCAAGAAGAACGGCCTGTTCCTGGTGCCGGGCTTCGCCAAGTTCGTGGTCATCAAGAAGCCCGCCACCAAGGCGCGCAAGGGCACCAACCCGTTCACGGGTGAAGAGATGATGTTCAAGGCCAAGCCGGCCCGGAAGATCGTCCGCGCCCGCCCGGTCAAGGCTGCCAAGGACGCCGTGGCCTGA
- a CDS encoding ferritin-like domain-containing protein, with amino-acid sequence MAKRAKKRTTKKTAARRPRQAPKMLSDLFLETLKDIYFAENKIIKTLPKMAKAAHSKDLAAAFNKHLRETQGQVKRLDQVFKMLGKPARGKTCEAINGITDEGAEIMKEFKNAPALDAGLLAAAQAVEHYEISRYGTLRTWAEELGMQDAARLLQETLDEEEATDHTLTELATSVINLEAEDEYRAAA; translated from the coding sequence ATGGCTAAACGAGCGAAGAAACGCACAACCAAGAAGACCGCCGCGCGCCGACCGCGTCAGGCGCCGAAGATGCTCAGCGACCTGTTCCTGGAGACGCTGAAGGACATCTATTTCGCGGAGAACAAGATCATCAAGACGCTGCCGAAGATGGCCAAGGCTGCGCATTCGAAGGATCTTGCGGCGGCCTTCAACAAGCATCTGCGCGAGACCCAGGGCCAGGTCAAACGTCTCGACCAGGTCTTCAAGATGCTGGGCAAGCCCGCACGTGGCAAGACTTGCGAGGCCATCAACGGCATTACCGACGAGGGCGCCGAGATCATGAAGGAATTCAAGAACGCCCCTGCCCTCGACGCCGGTCTGCTCGCGGCGGCGCAAGCCGTGGAGCACTACGAAATCTCCCGCTACGGCACGCTGCGGACCTGGGCCGAGGAGCTCGGCATGCAGGATGCGGCGAGGCTGCTCCAGGAGACGTTGGACGAGGAAGAGGCGACCGACCACACGCTGACCGAGCTAGCGACGTCCGTGATCAACCTCGAAGCGGAAGACGAGTACCGCGCGGCGGCCTGA
- a CDS encoding acetyl-CoA C-acetyltransferase codes for MVDALIIDACRTPRGIGKAGKGALSGIHPQQLGATVLRALADRTGIDTADVDDIVWGCSAQVATQSGDLGRMSALDAGYDVRASAVTLDRFCGSGITSVSMAASSIMAGAEDLVIAGGCEMMSMEGRRGGGPMMMDNGNLRLRARHPQSHQGVCADAIATLEGITRQDVDALGLESQKRAAHAMANGHFKKSLVPVHREDGSLALDHEEYPRPQTTMEGLSSLKPAFPAIADYALDDKGTTYRGLILQKYPDLKIDFVHHAGNSSGVVDGAAAILLASPAYSKAHGLKPRARVVAMANMGDSPTLMLNAPVPATRKVLAKAGLTVDDIDLFEINEAFAVVAEKYIRDLELDRAKVNVNGGSIALGHPIGATGSILIGTVLDELERRDLKRGLVTMCAAGGMAPAVIIERI; via the coding sequence ATGGTTGACGCGCTGATCATCGATGCCTGCCGCACCCCACGCGGCATCGGCAAGGCCGGCAAGGGAGCGCTCTCGGGGATTCATCCGCAGCAGCTCGGCGCAACCGTGCTGCGCGCGCTCGCCGACCGCACCGGCATCGACACCGCCGATGTCGACGACATCGTCTGGGGCTGCAGCGCGCAGGTCGCAACGCAAAGCGGCGATCTCGGCCGGATGTCGGCGCTCGATGCCGGCTACGACGTGCGCGCGAGTGCCGTGACGCTCGACCGTTTCTGCGGCTCCGGCATCACCAGCGTCAGCATGGCCGCAAGCTCGATCATGGCGGGCGCCGAAGACCTCGTCATCGCCGGCGGCTGCGAGATGATGTCGATGGAGGGACGCCGTGGCGGCGGTCCGATGATGATGGACAACGGCAATCTGCGCCTGCGCGCGCGGCACCCGCAGTCGCATCAGGGCGTCTGTGCCGACGCGATCGCGACGCTGGAAGGCATCACGCGGCAGGACGTCGACGCGCTCGGCCTCGAAAGCCAGAAACGTGCCGCGCATGCGATGGCAAATGGTCACTTCAAGAAGAGCCTCGTGCCTGTCCACCGCGAGGACGGCAGCCTTGCGCTCGACCATGAAGAATATCCGCGGCCGCAGACCACGATGGAGGGCCTCAGCAGCCTGAAGCCGGCGTTCCCCGCCATCGCCGACTATGCGCTCGATGACAAGGGCACGACCTATCGCGGCCTGATCCTGCAAAAATATCCGGACCTGAAGATCGACTTCGTGCACCACGCCGGCAACTCGTCCGGCGTCGTCGACGGCGCCGCCGCGATCCTGCTGGCCTCGCCGGCCTACTCCAAGGCGCATGGCCTCAAGCCGCGCGCCCGCGTGGTGGCGATGGCCAACATGGGGGACTCGCCGACCCTGATGCTGAACGCGCCGGTACCGGCGACGCGCAAGGTGCTGGCGAAGGCGGGGCTGACCGTCGACGACATCGACCTGTTCGAGATCAATGAGGCCTTTGCTGTGGTTGCGGAAAAATACATCCGTGATCTCGAGCTCGACCGCGCCAAGGTCAACGTCAATGGCGGCTCGATCGCGCTCGGCCATCCCATCGGCGCGACCGGCTCGATCCTGATCGGCACCGTGCTCGACGAGCTCGAACGGCGCGACCTCAAGCGCGGTCTCGTCACCATGTGCGCGGCCGGCGGCATGGCGCCGGCGGTCATCATCGAGCGCATCTAG
- a CDS encoding TonB-dependent receptor, translated as MGKGLSFKRRLLMASVSTGLISGLVFAGPAGAAQDDETNVQNLPPVEVTAPPPSTARRTAPSRPVARVGAPSSASPRTRIYVYPTAPGTGRGLDVDKVPSAINAVDASQIKRTGSLNVTDALRDNIAGVNISEVTGNPFQPDVEFRGFVASPVTGTPQGLAVYQNGVRINEAFSDAVNWDLIPTAAIRSVTLVTNNPAFGLNALGGAINLQMKDGFTYRGAELNVMGGSFGRIQGSAQWGKQVDKNFGVYAALEGLHDNGFRNFSRSDVRRFYGDVGYKAGDSEFHANMGVAKNDFGASATVPAELLDKYWGATYTTPQTTSNRVGYLNLTGKVDATPTWTLEGTAHVRRYEQKLVDGNPTDVQECAIAGLLCFGDDTTPANGTNGLQLADPFASGTFLGEIDRSTIRSTTLGVSGQATNTDQLFGHDNRFVMGATYDASVTRYTATAEIGSIGENYVVSGSGVFLGATGTPDPVAGPVSLRTVNQYNGIYAMDTFNVTDAFAITGGGRFNVARITLEDQLGTDLNGDHTFTRFNPVVGGTYKITPELTAYAGYSEANRVPTPLELGCADPARPCLLAAFLVSDPPLKQVVSKTVEAGLRGTKELNIGTLGWKIGGFRATNYDDIVAVPAVGRTGFGYFSNVGRTRRQGFEAEVNIKSPTLQFQASYAFLDARFLDPLELGSESPFRDPVTETIQVSPGNQIPAIPRHRVKIGVDYAVTDVWKVGGNALFVSSQYLVGDESNQFAKLPSYTVFNLHTSYQVTKNVQLYGRVDNVFDKRYATYGQFFDREAFPNFTNGGAEFTDPRSLSPARPRAFYAGMRVTF; from the coding sequence ATGGGCAAGGGTCTTTCGTTCAAGCGTCGTTTGTTGATGGCCTCGGTGTCGACGGGGCTGATATCGGGTTTGGTCTTTGCAGGCCCTGCCGGGGCGGCGCAGGACGATGAGACCAACGTTCAGAACCTGCCGCCGGTCGAGGTGACCGCACCACCGCCATCGACGGCGAGGCGCACTGCGCCGTCGCGACCGGTCGCCCGCGTGGGCGCCCCGTCGTCCGCGAGCCCCAGGACACGCATTTACGTCTATCCGACCGCGCCGGGCACCGGCCGGGGTCTCGATGTCGACAAGGTCCCGTCGGCGATCAATGCCGTCGATGCCAGCCAGATCAAGCGCACCGGTTCGCTCAACGTCACCGATGCGCTGCGCGACAACATCGCCGGCGTCAACATCAGCGAAGTCACCGGCAATCCGTTTCAGCCCGATGTCGAATTCCGCGGTTTCGTCGCTTCGCCCGTGACCGGCACGCCGCAAGGCCTCGCCGTGTACCAAAACGGCGTCCGCATCAACGAAGCCTTCTCCGACGCCGTCAATTGGGACCTGATCCCAACCGCCGCGATCAGGTCGGTGACGCTGGTGACCAACAATCCCGCCTTCGGCCTCAACGCGCTGGGCGGCGCCATCAACCTGCAAATGAAGGACGGTTTCACCTATCGGGGTGCGGAGCTCAATGTCATGGGCGGCTCGTTCGGCCGCATCCAGGGCTCAGCACAATGGGGCAAGCAGGTCGACAAGAATTTTGGCGTCTATGCCGCGCTCGAAGGCCTGCACGACAACGGTTTCCGCAATTTCTCCCGATCGGACGTGCGGCGCTTCTACGGCGATGTCGGCTACAAGGCTGGCGACAGTGAATTCCACGCCAACATGGGCGTCGCCAAGAACGATTTCGGCGCCAGCGCCACCGTTCCGGCCGAGCTGCTCGACAAATATTGGGGCGCGACCTACACCACACCGCAGACCACGAGCAATCGCGTCGGCTATCTCAACCTCACCGGCAAGGTCGATGCGACGCCGACCTGGACGCTCGAAGGCACCGCCCATGTGCGCCGCTACGAGCAGAAGCTCGTCGATGGCAATCCGACCGATGTGCAGGAATGTGCCATTGCAGGGCTGCTGTGCTTCGGCGACGATACGACGCCGGCGAACGGCACGAACGGTCTTCAGCTCGCCGATCCCTTTGCCTCGGGAACCTTCCTCGGCGAGATCGACCGGAGCACGATAAGGTCGACCACCCTCGGCGTGTCGGGACAGGCCACCAACACCGATCAACTGTTCGGCCACGACAACCGCTTCGTGATGGGCGCAACCTATGACGCCAGTGTCACGCGCTATACTGCGACCGCCGAGATCGGCTCGATCGGAGAAAACTACGTCGTCAGCGGCAGCGGCGTCTTCTTGGGAGCGACCGGCACGCCGGACCCGGTTGCCGGTCCGGTCTCGCTGCGGACCGTCAACCAGTATAACGGCATCTACGCGATGGATACGTTCAACGTCACGGACGCCTTCGCCATCACCGGCGGCGGCCGTTTCAACGTGGCGCGCATCACGCTGGAAGATCAGCTCGGGACCGACCTCAACGGCGATCACACCTTCACCCGGTTCAATCCGGTGGTTGGCGGCACCTACAAGATCACGCCCGAGCTGACCGCCTATGCCGGCTATTCCGAGGCCAACCGCGTGCCGACGCCGCTCGAGCTCGGTTGTGCCGATCCAGCCCGTCCCTGCTTGCTTGCGGCGTTTCTCGTCTCCGACCCGCCGCTGAAGCAGGTCGTGTCCAAGACAGTAGAAGCGGGCCTGCGCGGCACCAAGGAGCTGAACATCGGCACGCTCGGCTGGAAGATCGGCGGCTTCCGCGCCACCAACTATGACGACATTGTTGCGGTACCCGCCGTCGGGCGCACCGGCTTCGGCTATTTTTCCAATGTCGGCCGGACGCGCCGGCAGGGGTTCGAAGCCGAAGTCAACATCAAGTCTCCCACGCTCCAGTTTCAGGCGAGCTACGCCTTCCTCGACGCGCGCTTCCTTGATCCGCTGGAACTCGGCTCGGAGAGCCCGTTCAGGGATCCCGTCACCGAGACCATCCAGGTCTCGCCCGGCAACCAGATCCCCGCAATCCCGCGCCATCGCGTCAAGATCGGCGTCGACTACGCCGTGACCGACGTCTGGAAGGTTGGCGGCAACGCGCTGTTCGTCTCCAGCCAGTATCTGGTCGGCGACGAGTCGAACCAGTTCGCGAAGCTACCGTCCTACACGGTGTTCAATCTCCACACCTCCTATCAGGTCACGAAGAACGTCCAGCTCTACGGCCGCGTCGACAACGTCTTCGATAAGCGTTACGCGACCTACGGCCAGTTCTTCGACCGCGAAGCCTTTCCCAACTTCACCAATGGCGGCGCAGAGTTCACCGACCCGCGCTCGCTCAGCCCGGCACGGCCAAGGGCGTTCTATGCGGGCATGCGGGTGACGTTTTGA
- a CDS encoding sulfatase-like hydrolase/transferase, which produces MPPSSIAANPRRAAQGREKWATFFGTLDSPNVRLLAGGLLIPNLISLATMASLVDIGLPPRTIAIALYASIAILARRIPFMLTVALFLAVLTFDIVQTLSLMFGIGLSDLMAAVDHARRINFFASPLYFALIVTLVMTTGLSLACLRPRAMLINANIPVLFFLAQAFGVMDYVSNASPHYHFGSTMGRNEPIQSAAEVSGFRQAAGADGNNVVLVIVESLGYLKDQNARTRIAEPLYDQSLTRDYTITSGKTVYFGSTTSGEMRELCNTRTFYTEYVQNDTNTCLPDLLAARGYSNIAVHGFAGGMFEREQWYPTIGFDQELFRDELVKTTRRVCGSAFAGACDADLAPVISAASREAGKQGKPRFIYWLTLNTHIPVAPGQALTDFHCETDGVFGRPKVCRMAELWHDVFAVVAKIARDPAVAPADILVVGDHAPPFWSRHDRAQFEPGQVAWYRLQPRRASPLPMRDARNQQRASTDDADSSRSAQ; this is translated from the coding sequence ATGCCTCCGTCGTCAATTGCCGCCAATCCGCGGCGGGCCGCGCAAGGTCGCGAAAAGTGGGCCACGTTCTTTGGCACGCTCGATTCGCCCAACGTGCGGCTCCTCGCGGGCGGGCTGCTGATACCAAACCTAATCTCGCTCGCAACGATGGCTTCATTGGTCGATATCGGCTTGCCGCCGCGGACCATCGCCATCGCTCTCTATGCCAGCATTGCCATCCTGGCGCGGCGTATTCCCTTCATGCTCACGGTCGCGCTGTTTCTTGCCGTGCTCACCTTCGACATCGTGCAAACGTTGTCTCTCATGTTCGGCATCGGGCTGAGTGACTTAATGGCAGCTGTCGACCACGCGAGGCGCATCAATTTCTTCGCCTCACCGCTTTATTTCGCTTTGATCGTCACACTCGTCATGACCACGGGCCTAAGCCTGGCATGCTTAAGGCCGCGCGCCATGCTTATAAATGCGAACATACCGGTTCTCTTCTTCTTGGCACAGGCGTTCGGCGTGATGGACTATGTCAGCAACGCGTCGCCACACTACCATTTCGGCTCCACGATGGGACGCAACGAGCCGATCCAATCCGCTGCGGAGGTGTCGGGTTTTAGGCAGGCAGCAGGGGCCGACGGAAACAACGTCGTCCTGGTGATCGTCGAGAGCTTGGGCTACCTGAAGGACCAGAACGCCCGAACGCGCATAGCAGAACCCCTGTATGATCAAAGTCTGACCAGGGACTACACCATCACCTCCGGAAAAACGGTCTATTTCGGTTCGACGACATCGGGCGAGATGCGGGAACTATGTAATACGCGCACATTCTATACAGAGTACGTTCAGAATGACACCAACACCTGCCTGCCGGATCTGCTGGCCGCGCGAGGGTATAGCAACATCGCCGTGCACGGCTTCGCTGGAGGTATGTTCGAGCGTGAGCAGTGGTATCCGACAATCGGCTTCGACCAGGAACTCTTCCGCGACGAGCTGGTCAAAACGACCCGCCGCGTATGCGGCAGCGCCTTCGCTGGCGCGTGCGATGCAGATCTCGCGCCCGTGATTTCCGCGGCCTCCCGCGAAGCGGGAAAGCAAGGCAAGCCACGCTTCATCTATTGGCTCACATTGAATACCCATATTCCGGTCGCGCCTGGTCAAGCTCTGACGGATTTTCATTGCGAGACCGACGGCGTCTTCGGTCGACCCAAGGTTTGCAGGATGGCCGAACTTTGGCACGACGTATTTGCCGTCGTCGCAAAGATAGCTCGCGACCCAGCCGTGGCGCCGGCCGACATCCTGGTGGTCGGCGACCATGCCCCGCCGTTCTGGTCGAGACATGACCGCGCCCAATTCGAGCCCGGTCAAGTGGCTTGGTACAGGCTCCAGCCCCGGCGAGCGTCTCCTCTGCCGATGCGGGACGCCCGCAACCAACAGCGAGCATCGACAGACGACGCGGATAGCAGTCGAAGTGCGCAATGA
- a CDS encoding Hsp20/alpha crystallin family protein has protein sequence MQPKNPLDWMLSEALDSLTRAERLRQQFGRQEACWEPPIDVLETEHELLILVALPGVNPDNVETVIHDGALVISGQRTLPPELRNARIHRLELPQGRFERRIALPLGRYAISRFVMDGCVALRLAKS, from the coding sequence ATGCAACCCAAAAATCCCCTCGACTGGATGCTGTCCGAAGCCCTGGACTCGCTGACCCGCGCCGAACGGCTGCGCCAGCAGTTCGGCCGCCAGGAAGCCTGCTGGGAGCCGCCGATCGACGTGCTCGAAACCGAGCATGAGCTCCTGATCCTGGTCGCGCTTCCCGGCGTCAATCCGGACAATGTCGAGACGGTGATCCATGACGGCGCGCTCGTCATCTCCGGCCAGCGCACCCTTCCGCCGGAGCTTCGCAACGCCCGCATCCACCGGCTCGAGCTACCGCAGGGCCGCTTCGAGCGGCGCATCGCGCTCCCCCTTGGCCGCTACGCCATCAGCCGCTTCGTGATGGACGGCTGCGTTGCGCTGCGCCTCGCCAAATCCTGA
- a CDS encoding GH1 family beta-glucosidase, translating into MSDKVSRRQFAKIAGLSAAGMANPVGAVEVNPAPPPRAGTGFPAGFVWGTATSSYQVEGAVNEDGRGASIWDKFVRIPGKIEDGTTGDRANEHYHRYKEDIALIKELGCKAYRFSVAWPRVFPDGDGKPNPKGLDFYNRLVDELLKNGIEPWLTLYHWDLPQSLQDRFGGWRSTETCKIFGDYAAYVAEHLTDRVKNVFTLNESGRFVYFGYGIGIDAPGLTLPQAELNQIRHNSALAHGLAVQAVRAHGRHGTRVGPAENIDACAPAIDTPENVRAAEIALREMNGGYLNVIMTGQYTDAFLKFAGPNAPKYIDAELKIISSPVDFLGLNIYAPQNYVVASDQGAGFMPLPIPKSFPHMNSDWLRVGPETIYWVPKLAAKIWKTDAIYISENGTSGDDVVRPDGKIYDTDRIMYLRNYLAQLQRATSEGVPVRGYFLWSLMDNFEWVYGLNKRFGLYHVNFDTQVRTPKLSASFYRNVIATNAAGV; encoded by the coding sequence ATGTCGGACAAGGTCTCGCGTCGCCAATTCGCGAAAATCGCGGGGCTGTCCGCAGCCGGAATGGCAAATCCCGTTGGGGCCGTCGAGGTCAACCCGGCACCGCCGCCGCGCGCCGGCACCGGCTTTCCGGCAGGCTTTGTCTGGGGCACGGCGACCTCGTCCTATCAGGTCGAGGGCGCGGTCAACGAGGATGGGCGAGGGGCTTCGATCTGGGACAAGTTCGTGCGCATCCCCGGCAAGATCGAGGACGGCACTACCGGCGACCGCGCCAATGAGCATTATCACCGCTACAAGGAGGATATCGCGCTCATCAAGGAGCTCGGCTGCAAGGCCTATCGCTTTTCGGTCGCCTGGCCGCGGGTGTTTCCGGATGGCGATGGCAAGCCGAACCCGAAAGGGCTCGACTTCTACAACCGGCTCGTCGACGAGCTCCTCAAGAACGGCATCGAGCCGTGGCTGACGCTCTATCATTGGGACCTGCCGCAATCGCTCCAGGATCGCTTCGGCGGCTGGCGCTCGACCGAGACCTGCAAGATTTTCGGCGACTACGCGGCCTATGTCGCCGAGCATCTGACCGACCGGGTCAAGAACGTGTTCACGCTGAACGAGAGCGGCCGCTTCGTTTATTTCGGTTACGGCATTGGCATCGACGCGCCGGGTCTGACGCTGCCGCAGGCCGAGCTCAACCAGATCAGGCACAACAGCGCGCTCGCGCACGGGCTCGCGGTGCAGGCCGTGCGCGCCCATGGCCGCCACGGCACCAGGGTGGGACCGGCCGAGAACATCGATGCCTGCGCGCCCGCGATCGACACGCCGGAGAACGTCCGCGCCGCTGAGATCGCGCTACGCGAGATGAACGGCGGCTATCTCAACGTCATCATGACAGGGCAGTATACCGACGCCTTCCTGAAGTTCGCCGGGCCCAACGCGCCGAAATACATCGATGCGGAACTGAAGATCATCTCCTCGCCGGTTGATTTCCTCGGCCTCAACATCTACGCGCCGCAGAACTACGTGGTGGCTTCCGACCAGGGTGCCGGCTTCATGCCGCTGCCGATCCCGAAATCGTTCCCGCACATGAATTCGGACTGGCTGCGCGTCGGACCCGAGACGATCTATTGGGTGCCGAAGCTGGCTGCGAAGATCTGGAAGACGGACGCGATCTATATCAGCGAGAACGGCACCTCCGGCGACGACGTGGTGAGGCCCGACGGCAAGATCTACGACACCGACCGCATCATGTATCTGCGCAACTATCTCGCCCAGCTCCAGCGTGCCACCAGCGAGGGCGTGCCGGTGCGCGGCTACTTCCTCTGGAGTCTGATGGATAATTTCGAATGGGTGTACGGGCTGAACAAGCGCTTCGGCCTCTACCACGTCAATTTCGACACCCAGGTCCGCACCCCAAAGCTCAGCGCCAGCTTCTACCGCAACGTGATCGCGACCAACGCGGCGGGGGTGTGA
- the lon gene encoding endopeptidase La, which yields MATEQMNNAQTNSQNNSDVKVPEDALIVIPVREMVLFPGAIAPISIGRAKSIAAAQQALREQRPVGIVLQRSPEIEEPGPDDLYRVATIANIVRYITAPDGTHHIVCQGVQRARILDFLPGTPFPAARIQQIPEPTTTSPEIEARVLNLQRLAIEAIELLPQAPPELAAMFQGTSAPGALADLATSFMDIKPQDKQEVLETIDLALRVEKVSKHLAERLEVLRISNEIGQKTRASFDERQREAILREQMATIQRQLGEGDGKAAEVAELTAAIAKANMPPEADAHAKKELRRYERMPEAAGEAGMVRTYLDWLIELPWALPAEKPIDIKEARRILDADHFGLEKIKSRIIEYLAVRKLAPQGKAPILCFVGPPGVGKTSLGQSIARAMDRPFVRVSLGGVHDEAEIRGHRRTYIGALPGNIIQGIKKAGARNCVMMLDEIDKMGRGVQGDPSAAMLEVLDPEQNGTFRDNYLGVPFDLSRVVFIATANMLDQIPGPLLDRMELISLAGYTEEEKLEIARRYLVRRQLEANGLSAEQAEIEPEALKLIVKSYTREAGVRNLEREIGKVFRHAAVQVAEGTAAKVVVSPRDIATVLGQPRFEGEIALRTSVPGVATGLAWTPVGGDILFIEASRVPGKGGLILTGQLGDVMRESVQAALTLVKSRATQLGIDPQLFEKSDIHVHVPAGATPKDGPSAGVAMFTALTSLLTNRTVRSDTAMTGEISLRGLVLPVGGIKEKVVAAAAAGLKRVMLPARNKRDYDDIPKSARDNLEFIWLERVDEAIAAALEPADAKVEAAE from the coding sequence ATGGCCACCGAACAGATGAATAACGCCCAGACCAATTCCCAAAACAATTCCGACGTGAAGGTCCCCGAAGACGCGCTGATCGTGATCCCCGTGCGCGAGATGGTGCTGTTCCCCGGCGCGATCGCGCCGATTTCGATCGGCCGGGCAAAGTCCATCGCCGCCGCACAGCAGGCGCTGCGCGAGCAGCGGCCGGTCGGCATCGTGCTGCAACGCAGCCCCGAGATCGAGGAGCCCGGTCCGGACGACCTCTACCGGGTCGCGACCATCGCCAATATCGTGCGCTACATCACCGCGCCCGACGGCACTCACCACATCGTCTGCCAGGGCGTGCAGCGCGCGCGCATCCTCGACTTCCTGCCCGGTACGCCTTTCCCGGCTGCCCGCATCCAGCAGATCCCCGAGCCGACCACGACCTCGCCCGAGATCGAGGCGCGCGTGCTGAACCTGCAGCGCCTGGCCATCGAGGCGATCGAGCTGCTGCCGCAGGCCCCGCCCGAGCTGGCAGCGATGTTCCAGGGCACCAGCGCGCCCGGCGCGCTGGCGGACCTGGCGACCTCGTTCATGGACATCAAGCCGCAGGACAAGCAGGAGGTGCTGGAGACCATCGACCTCGCCTTGCGCGTCGAGAAGGTGTCGAAGCACCTGGCCGAACGGCTGGAGGTGCTGCGCATCAGCAACGAAATCGGCCAGAAGACCCGCGCCAGTTTCGACGAGCGGCAGCGCGAGGCGATCCTGCGCGAGCAAATGGCGACCATCCAGCGCCAGCTCGGCGAAGGCGACGGCAAGGCGGCCGAGGTCGCCGAGCTGACGGCTGCCATCGCCAAGGCCAACATGCCGCCCGAGGCGGATGCGCACGCCAAGAAGGAGCTGCGCCGCTACGAGCGCATGCCGGAGGCCGCCGGCGAAGCCGGCATGGTCCGCACCTATCTCGACTGGCTGATCGAGCTGCCCTGGGCGCTGCCCGCGGAGAAGCCGATCGACATCAAGGAGGCGCGTCGCATCCTCGATGCCGACCATTTCGGCCTGGAGAAGATCAAGAGCCGGATCATCGAATATCTGGCGGTGCGCAAGCTCGCCCCGCAGGGCAAGGCGCCGATCCTGTGCTTCGTCGGCCCTCCCGGCGTTGGCAAGACCTCGCTCGGCCAATCCATCGCACGCGCGATGGATCGTCCCTTCGTACGCGTCAGCCTCGGCGGCGTGCATGACGAGGCGGAGATCCGCGGCCACCGGCGCACCTATATCGGCGCGCTGCCCGGCAACATCATCCAGGGCATCAAGAAGGCGGGCGCCCGCAACTGCGTGATGATGCTGGACGAGATCGACAAGATGGGCCGCGGTGTGCAGGGCGATCCTTCCGCCGCGATGCTGGAGGTGCTCGACCCCGAGCAGAACGGGACCTTCCGGGACAATTACCTGGGCGTGCCCTTCGACCTGTCGCGCGTGGTGTTCATTGCGACCGCCAACATGCTGGACCAGATCCCGGGTCCGCTGCTCGACCGCATGGAGCTGATCAGCCTCGCCGGCTACACCGAGGAGGAGAAGCTGGAGATCGCACGGCGCTACCTGGTGCGGCGCCAGCTGGAGGCCAACGGCCTCTCGGCCGAACAGGCCGAGATCGAGCCGGAGGCGCTGAAGCTGATCGTCAAGAGCTACACCCGCGAGGCCGGCGTGCGTAACCTCGAGCGCGAGATCGGCAAGGTATTCCGGCATGCCGCGGTGCAGGTCGCCGAGGGCACGGCCGCGAAGGTCGTGGTGAGCCCGAGGGACATCGCTACCGTGCTCGGCCAGCCGCGCTTCGAGGGCGAGATCGCGCTGCGCACCAGCGTTCCGGGCGTCGCCACCGGTCTCGCCTGGACGCCGGTCGGCGGCGACATCCTGTTCATCGAGGCCTCGCGCGTCCCCGGCAAGGGCGGGCTGATCCTGACCGGTCAGCTCGGCGACGTCATGCGCGAGAGCGTGCAAGCTGCGCTGACGCTGGTGAAGAGCCGAGCCACCCAGCTCGGCATTGATCCGCAGCTGTTCGAGAAGAGCGACATCCACGTTCACGTTCCCGCGGGAGCGACCCCGAAGGACGGGCCGAGCGCGGGCGTTGCGATGTTCACGGCGCTGACGTCGCTACTCACCAATCGCACGGTGCGCAGCGACACCGCGATGACCGGCGAGATCTCGCTGCGCGGCCTGGTGCTGCCAGTCGGCGGCATCAAGGAGAAGGTGGTGGCTGCGGCCGCTGCCGGATTGAAGCGGGTGATGCTGCCGGCGCGCAACAAGCGGGATTACGACGACATCCCGAAGAGCGCGCGGGACAACCTCGAATTCATCTGGCTGGAACGCGTGGACGAAGCCATCGCCGCGGCGCTCGAGCCGGCTGATGCCAAGGTCGAGGCGGCGGAGTGA